Proteins encoded by one window of Chryseobacterium sp. POL2:
- a CDS encoding S46 family peptidase, giving the protein MKRRFLLSAILLPATMAFAQQYGGMWIPTELNEKEMKDLGMKISAKDIFDPSKASIKDAVVQFDGGCTAEIISPQGLLLTNHHCGYDNIQSHSTVENDLLTNGFWAKNMDGELPNPGVTVDFIADIKEVTSQILSGTDGLTGAALDAKIKQNTEAYIASQKVENYQKVSVKSMYYGNKFYAYVIETYKDVRLVGAPPSSIGKFGSDTDNWVWPRHTGDFSMFRIYADKNNKPAEYSKDNVPYKPKHFLPISIKDKQENDFTFVFGFPGRTTEYLPAIAVEKVMNETDPAMISMRDVTLKVLDEKMRTDNATRIKYASKYARIANAWKKWIGEVEGLKKSNAVGKKQEYEKSLIAKNPEIKATIDGLNKAYNEQAPYALNRAYYSELPRNAETLALASLFSSYMDAVESGKSSPKSVESFKARLAEIYKDYEGDLDAKVTAQVLALYANKSQAQFLPSGLEKFKDPNANAVTLENWSKNSIITGRGSLNGATTYSDIDKVFADQTKLIQTLKSDPLIQLWNNIKSSYVSTTHAKVTNLQTDIDALQKTFMAQQMATDKDRKFFPDANSTLRVTYGKIKGSTPRDAVSYAYKTHLAGIMEKYIPGDYEFDVPKKLINLYNSKDYGIYKDKSGDVPVNFTATNHTTGGNSGSPALDAYGNLIGLNFDRQWEGTMSDINFDPRFSRNIMVDTKYILFIVDKYADAKWLLNEMKIIK; this is encoded by the coding sequence ATGAAAAGAAGATTTCTATTATCAGCAATTCTACTGCCTGCGACTATGGCTTTTGCACAACAGTATGGTGGAATGTGGATCCCTACAGAACTTAATGAAAAGGAAATGAAAGATTTAGGGATGAAAATTTCTGCAAAAGATATTTTTGACCCTAGCAAAGCGAGTATCAAAGATGCTGTGGTACAGTTCGATGGTGGATGTACTGCCGAGATTATCTCTCCACAAGGACTTTTGTTGACCAATCACCATTGTGGTTATGACAATATCCAGTCGCATTCTACAGTTGAAAACGACTTGTTAACCAATGGATTTTGGGCAAAAAATATGGACGGCGAACTTCCTAATCCTGGTGTAACGGTAGATTTTATAGCAGACATCAAAGAAGTAACTTCTCAGATTCTATCTGGTACAGATGGATTAACGGGAGCCGCTTTGGATGCTAAAATCAAACAGAATACGGAAGCTTATATTGCCTCTCAAAAAGTTGAAAACTATCAAAAAGTAAGTGTAAAATCCATGTACTATGGAAATAAATTTTATGCTTATGTTATTGAAACCTATAAAGATGTTCGTCTAGTTGGCGCACCGCCTTCATCTATCGGAAAATTCGGGAGCGATACAGACAACTGGGTTTGGCCAAGACATACTGGCGATTTTTCGATGTTCAGAATCTATGCAGACAAAAATAACAAACCTGCAGAATACTCTAAAGACAACGTGCCTTACAAACCGAAACATTTCTTACCAATTTCTATCAAAGATAAACAAGAGAACGATTTCACTTTTGTATTTGGTTTCCCTGGAAGAACGACAGAATATCTTCCTGCTATAGCTGTTGAAAAAGTAATGAATGAGACCGATCCTGCAATGATTTCTATGCGTGATGTGACCTTGAAAGTTCTTGATGAAAAAATGAGAACCGACAACGCCACAAGAATTAAATACGCTTCTAAATATGCCAGAATCGCAAATGCTTGGAAAAAATGGATTGGTGAAGTAGAAGGTCTTAAAAAGTCAAACGCTGTTGGTAAAAAACAAGAATACGAAAAATCTTTAATCGCCAAAAACCCTGAAATAAAAGCGACTATTGACGGACTCAACAAAGCCTATAACGAACAAGCACCTTATGCCCTGAACCGCGCTTATTATTCCGAATTGCCTAGAAATGCAGAAACTTTGGCGTTAGCAAGTTTATTCTCTAGTTACATGGACGCTGTAGAAAGTGGAAAATCTTCGCCCAAATCTGTAGAAAGTTTCAAAGCAAGATTAGCAGAGATTTATAAAGATTATGAAGGTGATCTTGATGCTAAAGTCACAGCACAAGTATTGGCGTTGTACGCAAACAAATCTCAAGCACAGTTTTTACCTAGCGGTTTAGAAAAGTTTAAAGATCCGAATGCGAATGCCGTAACATTGGAGAATTGGTCGAAAAACTCCATTATCACAGGACGTGGAAGTCTTAACGGTGCAACGACATATAGTGACATCGACAAAGTTTTTGCGGACCAAACCAAACTTATCCAGACCTTAAAAAGTGATCCGCTGATTCAACTTTGGAATAATATTAAATCATCTTATGTTAGCACAACCCATGCTAAAGTAACCAATCTGCAAACCGATATAGACGCGTTGCAAAAAACTTTCATGGCGCAACAAATGGCAACAGATAAGGACAGAAAATTCTTCCCAGATGCTAATTCGACTTTGCGTGTAACTTACGGAAAAATCAAAGGTTCTACGCCGCGTGATGCCGTTTCTTACGCTTACAAAACCCATCTTGCAGGCATTATGGAAAAATACATTCCTGGAGATTACGAGTTTGATGTTCCTAAAAAATTGATTAATCTTTACAATTCTAAAGATTATGGCATCTACAAAGACAAATCTGGCGATGTTCCTGTTAACTTCACAGCGACCAACCATACAACGGGCGGTAACTCTGGTTCCCCAGCTTTGGACGCTTACGGAAATCTTATTGGACTTAACTTTGACAGACAATGGGAAGGTACGATGAGTGACATCAACTTCGATCCACGATTCAGCCGAAACATCATGGTAGATACCAAATATATCCTATTTATCGTTGACAAATATGCCGATGCTAAATGGCTTCTCAACGAAATGAAGATTATTAAATAA
- a CDS encoding polysaccharide deacetylase family protein, whose protein sequence is MSTKSLFYSTTSTFLKSVSLNFLSKYLPYRDLVIVYHSVSDQQLKHAKHLFPYRSSKAFIKDLDDLSKTFDFIDWETFLQRKQSKNKTGKPKLLLTFDDGYRDFHDVIAPILKQKGIFAINFVNPKLIDNHEMMWRNKASLIISELEENKDLFTKIQDFKTLKLSSDFLNLKKEILSITFQNQHLLDDITDFLTIDVQNYLKEHQVYLTTPQLESLQKDGFGIAAHGWDHPLYHQLTENQQLENTQKALDFLSEKQLSNDAFAFPFTDFGVSNSFFENLFNINPQLQFTFGAAGLKFDSRFKNLQRIPMEAGNYSASQILKSEILYFQFLKLVNKHRI, encoded by the coding sequence GTGAGTACAAAATCTTTATTCTATTCCACGACTTCAACTTTTTTAAAATCTGTTTCGTTAAATTTTTTATCGAAATATCTTCCCTATCGCGATTTGGTGATTGTTTATCACAGCGTTAGCGATCAACAATTAAAACACGCAAAACATCTTTTCCCGTACCGAAGTTCGAAAGCTTTTATTAAAGATCTTGACGACTTATCCAAAACTTTTGATTTTATCGATTGGGAAACTTTCCTTCAGAGAAAGCAATCTAAAAACAAAACCGGAAAACCAAAATTACTTTTAACTTTTGATGATGGCTACCGCGATTTTCATGATGTTATCGCACCTATTCTGAAACAAAAAGGCATTTTCGCCATTAACTTTGTCAACCCAAAACTCATTGACAATCACGAGATGATGTGGCGCAACAAAGCCAGTCTTATCATTTCGGAGTTGGAAGAAAATAAGGATTTGTTTACAAAAATTCAGGATTTTAAAACTTTAAAATTGAGTTCTGATTTTTTAAATTTAAAAAAAGAAATTCTTTCTATTACATTTCAGAATCAACATCTCCTTGATGACATCACCGATTTCCTAACTATTGACGTTCAAAATTATTTAAAAGAACATCAAGTCTATTTGACCACACCACAATTAGAATCTTTACAGAAAGATGGATTTGGCATTGCAGCACACGGTTGGGATCATCCTTTGTACCATCAACTTACGGAAAATCAACAGTTGGAAAACACCCAAAAAGCTCTGGATTTTTTGTCCGAAAAGCAACTCAGTAATGATGCATTTGCATTTCCATTTACGGATTTTGGCGTTTCCAATTCTTTTTTTGAAAATCTGTTTAATATCAATCCACAGCTACAATTTACTTTTGGCGCGGCAGGTCTTAAGTTCGACTCTCGATTTAAAAATTTACAACGCATTCCAATGGAAGCAGGAAACTACTCTGCCTCTCAAATTCTAAAAAGTGAGATTTTATACTTTCAGTTTTTAAAATTAGTTAATAAACATCGCATTTAG
- a CDS encoding GNAT family N-acetyltransferase, producing the protein MVNILGLNKSQLKGFTTSAAFQNFEFAPISEFRELSHIHNPRAKEDDILLFLAYEENQLAGYLGLLPDDVCKDGEQFHFAWLSTILVSEKYRGKQIAQKLLYAAEEAYNGRLMITEFTESAARLYHKIGLFESLTSKRAVRYYFKSNLAEILPSKKAVFERNKDWLLRFDNLINPAIPYFSKSSKLNYTTAYQWDEELTTFVSEQQKNPISRASAEFSWMLKYPWLSTEKSQANYLFSSYAKSYKMFWVKLYDAEKLVACFLCSIRNGHLKILYYFTENAKIIADFLPEILKSFKVKMMTIYDDKLNLELSNKKNLSALYRREFERNYLISKKFLSELGENFDFQFTDGDGDFSFT; encoded by the coding sequence GTGGTTAACATTCTTGGATTAAATAAAAGTCAACTGAAAGGATTTACGACATCGGCAGCATTTCAAAATTTTGAATTTGCACCAATTTCGGAGTTTCGAGAATTGTCCCACATCCACAATCCGCGTGCAAAAGAAGACGATATTTTGTTGTTCTTGGCTTACGAAGAAAACCAGCTAGCAGGCTATCTTGGCTTGTTGCCAGACGATGTTTGCAAAGATGGAGAACAGTTTCATTTTGCATGGCTTTCAACAATTTTGGTAAGCGAAAAATACCGCGGAAAACAAATCGCTCAAAAATTGTTATATGCTGCCGAAGAAGCTTATAATGGCCGATTGATGATTACAGAATTCACAGAAAGTGCAGCAAGACTTTATCATAAAATTGGACTTTTCGAGAGCTTAACTTCTAAAAGAGCTGTGCGTTATTATTTCAAATCCAATTTGGCGGAGATTTTACCTTCCAAAAAAGCAGTTTTTGAGCGTAATAAAGATTGGTTACTTCGATTTGATAATCTGATAAATCCAGCCATTCCGTATTTTTCAAAATCGTCAAAACTCAATTATACGACCGCTTATCAATGGGATGAAGAATTAACAACATTCGTTTCCGAACAACAGAAAAATCCGATTTCACGTGCTTCTGCTGAGTTTTCTTGGATGTTAAAATACCCTTGGTTATCGACAGAAAAGTCGCAAGCCAATTATCTTTTTTCGTCTTACGCCAAAAGCTACAAAATGTTTTGGGTAAAACTTTATGATGCTGAAAAATTAGTCGCTTGTTTTCTATGCTCTATTCGAAATGGACATTTGAAAATCTTGTATTATTTCACCGAAAACGCCAAAATCATTGCTGATTTTCTACCAGAAATTTTGAAAAGTTTTAAAGTCAAAATGATGACAATTTATGATGATAAACTCAATCTAGAATTATCAAACAAGAAAAACCTGAGTGCACTTTACCGTCGCGAATTTGAACGAAACTATTTGATATCCAAAAAATTCCTTTCAGAATTAGGGGAAAATTTCGATTTTCAATTTACCGATGGCGACGGCGATTTCAGTTTTACTTAA
- a CDS encoding M16 family metallopeptidase, whose amino-acid sequence MKKLITSVSILLMMTAVNAQKYELQHLTDPSGYQYDSVKNDANGVRIYTLKNGLKVYLAKNDDAPRIQTYIPVRTGSNQDPADNTGLAHYLEHMVFKGTSKLGTQDWAKEKTLLQQISDLYEQHKAEKDPEKKKALYKKIDEVSLEASKYTIANEYDKAISSLGATGTNAHTWLDETVYKNNIPSNELEKWLRVEKERFSELVLRLFHTELEAVYEEFNRAQDNDGRLVNYELMDALFPKHPNGQQTTIGTSEHLKNPSMLAIHKYFDTYYVPNNMAVVLVGDIDFDKTIKLVDQYFGSFKYKELPKKQLPTEEPMTSVVSRTVKSPSAPRLTMAWRTDSYGTKEARLADLVANILSNNGDAGLIDLNINQQQKALGAYAYASPFKYYGNMTMAIVPKDGQSMEDAKTLLLSQIDLIKKGEFPDWMLPAIINDMKVQRLKGWETADGLATTLYNVYIKNVNWEDELNDINEYENITKADIVKFANDFFKDNYVVVYKEKGVNDKLVRVENPGITPIKLNRDVQSPFLKDILNTKVGDVKPQFIDYQTAIKTSKIKDKKISFVNNKYNEVAQVSYVFPMGSDNDKEMSLAVQILQYLGTSKYTPEQLKGEFYKLGIANSFRTGNDQIIVTLTGLESNMKKGVELLNHWMSDVKADQTIYNQTVKTILESREVAKKDKTRIMGALSNYAKYGKESRFSDVISKQRLESIKVDDLMTKIKDLNKYPYEVFLYGKDEKALQNNLKPFIQNASLVAPKAKVYPEPATDGKVFFTNYDMVQTEMSRIGKASEVNTKDFGKINVFNEYFGRGLSSIVFQEIRESKSLAYSAYVSYSASNLLNHPNYVTTYIGTQANKLPQAVSAMNDLMADFPQIPAQFENAKGSALKQIASNRINRTNIYFNQLALAKLGINYDIRKDTYAEIESLTLPSLTNFYNQEIKALKYNTAIIGKKENLNMDAINKMGDFKEVSLEEIFGY is encoded by the coding sequence ATGAAGAAATTAATTACCTCAGTTTCAATTTTACTAATGATGACAGCAGTTAATGCACAAAAATACGAACTTCAACACCTGACCGATCCTAGTGGATATCAATATGACAGCGTTAAAAATGACGCCAATGGTGTTAGAATCTATACTCTTAAAAATGGCCTAAAAGTCTATCTTGCCAAAAACGATGATGCGCCACGTATCCAAACCTACATTCCTGTAAGAACGGGATCCAACCAAGATCCTGCCGATAATACTGGACTAGCGCACTATTTGGAGCACATGGTTTTCAAAGGAACTTCAAAGTTGGGTACACAAGATTGGGCAAAGGAGAAAACTTTGTTACAACAGATTTCTGACCTTTATGAACAGCATAAAGCCGAGAAAGATCCAGAAAAAAAGAAAGCACTTTATAAAAAAATCGATGAAGTGTCTTTGGAAGCTTCAAAATATACCATCGCTAACGAATATGACAAAGCGATTTCTTCTTTGGGAGCAACAGGGACCAATGCTCACACTTGGCTAGATGAGACGGTTTACAAAAATAATATTCCGTCCAACGAGTTGGAAAAATGGTTGCGTGTAGAAAAAGAACGTTTTTCTGAATTGGTCTTAAGATTATTCCATACCGAGTTGGAGGCCGTTTATGAGGAATTCAATCGTGCGCAGGATAACGATGGAAGATTGGTGAATTATGAGCTGATGGACGCATTATTTCCAAAACATCCTAATGGACAACAGACCACTATTGGGACTTCAGAACATCTGAAAAACCCGTCAATGTTGGCAATTCACAAGTATTTTGATACGTATTATGTGCCCAATAATATGGCAGTCGTTTTGGTTGGTGATATCGATTTTGACAAAACCATCAAGTTGGTTGACCAATATTTTGGAAGCTTTAAATACAAAGAACTTCCTAAGAAACAACTGCCAACAGAAGAACCAATGACTTCGGTAGTTTCAAGAACCGTGAAAAGTCCATCTGCACCTCGACTGACAATGGCTTGGAGAACAGATTCTTATGGAACTAAAGAAGCACGATTGGCAGATTTAGTTGCTAATATTTTATCAAATAATGGAGATGCGGGACTTATCGATCTTAATATCAATCAGCAACAAAAAGCCTTGGGTGCGTACGCTTATGCCTCGCCCTTCAAATATTACGGGAATATGACCATGGCAATTGTTCCCAAAGATGGACAGTCGATGGAAGATGCTAAAACACTTTTATTAAGCCAAATCGATTTAATTAAAAAAGGAGAGTTCCCAGATTGGATGTTGCCAGCAATCATCAATGATATGAAAGTACAGCGTCTTAAAGGTTGGGAAACTGCTGACGGTCTAGCAACAACACTTTATAATGTCTATATCAAAAATGTGAATTGGGAAGACGAACTGAATGATATTAATGAATACGAAAACATTACAAAAGCCGATATTGTAAAATTCGCGAACGATTTCTTCAAAGATAATTATGTGGTTGTTTATAAAGAAAAAGGCGTGAATGACAAATTGGTTCGTGTCGAAAATCCAGGCATTACACCGATTAAATTGAACCGTGATGTACAGTCGCCATTCTTAAAAGATATTTTGAATACCAAAGTTGGTGATGTCAAACCTCAGTTTATCGATTATCAAACGGCGATTAAAACAAGTAAAATCAAAGATAAAAAAATTAGCTTCGTTAATAATAAATACAACGAAGTGGCACAAGTGAGTTATGTGTTCCCAATGGGATCAGATAATGACAAAGAAATGTCTTTAGCGGTGCAAATTTTACAGTATTTAGGAACATCAAAATACACGCCTGAACAACTAAAAGGTGAGTTTTATAAATTGGGAATTGCCAACAGTTTCAGAACGGGTAATGACCAGATTATTGTGACTTTAACAGGTCTAGAAAGCAACATGAAAAAAGGTGTAGAACTTCTTAACCATTGGATGTCTGATGTTAAAGCGGACCAAACTATTTATAACCAAACGGTAAAAACAATTTTGGAATCGCGTGAAGTTGCAAAAAAAGATAAAACCAGAATTATGGGCGCTTTGAGTAACTATGCGAAATACGGAAAAGAAAGCCGCTTCTCAGATGTTATTTCTAAACAAAGATTGGAAAGCATCAAAGTTGACGATCTTATGACAAAAATTAAAGATCTTAACAAATACCCTTACGAGGTTTTCTTATATGGAAAAGATGAAAAAGCTTTGCAAAATAATCTTAAACCTTTTATTCAAAATGCCAGTTTAGTGGCGCCAAAAGCAAAAGTTTATCCAGAGCCAGCAACGGACGGAAAAGTTTTCTTTACCAATTATGACATGGTGCAAACAGAAATGTCAAGAATTGGGAAAGCCTCTGAAGTTAACACAAAAGATTTCGGAAAAATTAATGTGTTTAACGAATATTTCGGACGTGGATTGTCATCGATTGTTTTCCAAGAAATTCGTGAGAGCAAGTCTTTGGCTTATTCTGCTTATGTATCTTATTCTGCAAGTAATTTGCTAAACCACCCGAATTATGTGACAACTTACATCGGTACACAAGCCAACAAATTACCACAAGCGGTGAGTGCGATGAATGATTTGATGGCGGATTTTCCACAAATTCCAGCACAATTCGAAAACGCTAAAGGTTCTGCGCTTAAACAAATTGCATCTAACAGAATTAACAGAACCAATATTTATTTCAATCAGTTAGCATTGGCGAAGTTGGGCATCAACTACGATATCAGAAAAGATACTTATGCGGAAATTGAGTCTTTAACTTTACCAAGTTTGACCAATTTCTATAATCAAGAAATAAAAGCATTGAAATACAATACTGCCATTATTGGGAAAAAAGAAAACCTGAATATGGACGCGATTAACAAAATGGGCGATTTCAAAGAAGTTAGTTTAGAAGAGATTTTTGGTTATTAA
- a CDS encoding PadR family transcriptional regulator, protein MNEEFINKWISQLKKGTLSFLVLSILRNGKQHYGYDLIHEIKKQTEIDIAEGTLYPLLNRLKTENLVTASWIEQESGIPRKYYTITELGKNTILEMKSYWAQLNNTIEKI, encoded by the coding sequence ATGAATGAAGAATTTATTAACAAATGGATTTCGCAGCTTAAAAAAGGAACCTTGTCATTTCTAGTACTTTCGATTTTGAGAAATGGAAAACAGCACTATGGCTACGACCTGATTCACGAAATTAAAAAACAAACTGAAATCGATATTGCCGAAGGAACACTCTATCCTTTGCTAAATAGATTAAAAACAGAAAACCTAGTCACTGCAAGCTGGATAGAACAAGAATCTGGAATACCTAGAAAATACTATACGATTACAGAACTTGGGAAAAATACCATCCTAGAAATGAAGTCTTATTGGGCTCAACTTAACAATACTATTGAAAAAATTTAA
- a CDS encoding serine hydrolase domain-containing protein: MINKTLITFVSIVVSTTAFSQSFNSEKLNQYFNNLEANEKFMGSVAVSKNGKLLYTKSIGFADVSSKLKANENTKYRIGSISKTFTAVLVLKAVEQNKLKLTDKLDKYFPNIKNADKITIENLLNHRSGIHNFTDDSNYTSWNTQKKSEKDMLEIITEAGSDFEPDSKTSYSNSNYVLLTYILEKAFNKSYTVLLKKYITTPLQLKNTYLGSKINTKNNEANSYKSENNQWFLEPETDISIPLGAGGIVSTPTDLVQFSNALFGGKLVSRTYLEFMKTIKDGLGSGLFQFPFYDIKAYGHNGRIDGFSSSFTHFDKDNVSFALTSNATNYNNNNVALAVLSAVFEKDYEIPNFKTYAVKPEELAQYVGNYSSSELPIKLSITSQGNILTAQATGQSAFPLEASDKDIFKFEKAGIVIEFAPSEKKMMLKQGGKEFIFTKD; this comes from the coding sequence ATGATAAATAAAACACTCATTACCTTTGTATCAATTGTAGTTTCTACAACTGCATTTTCACAAAGTTTTAATTCAGAAAAACTGAATCAATATTTTAATAATTTAGAAGCCAACGAAAAATTTATGGGAAGCGTGGCCGTCTCCAAAAACGGCAAACTATTGTACACCAAAAGTATAGGTTTTGCAGATGTTTCTAGTAAACTTAAAGCCAACGAAAATACCAAATACAGAATCGGTTCTATTTCTAAAACTTTTACAGCCGTTTTAGTTCTAAAAGCGGTAGAACAAAATAAATTAAAACTTACAGATAAGCTAGATAAGTATTTTCCAAACATCAAAAATGCTGATAAAATTACAATTGAAAACCTACTGAATCACCGAAGCGGAATCCACAACTTTACAGATGACAGCAACTACACAAGCTGGAACACCCAAAAAAAATCTGAAAAAGACATGTTGGAAATTATCACAGAAGCAGGCAGCGATTTTGAGCCTGATTCTAAAACTTCGTACAGCAATTCTAATTACGTTCTATTGACCTATATTCTCGAGAAAGCTTTTAACAAAAGTTACACCGTACTTTTGAAGAAATACATCACAACACCATTACAACTTAAAAACACCTATTTAGGCAGCAAAATAAATACAAAAAATAACGAAGCAAATTCTTATAAATCCGAAAACAACCAATGGTTTTTGGAACCCGAAACAGATATTTCAATTCCATTGGGCGCGGGTGGAATTGTTTCTACACCAACAGATTTAGTGCAATTTAGCAACGCTTTGTTTGGTGGAAAATTGGTTTCCAGGACATATTTGGAATTTATGAAAACCATTAAAGACGGTTTAGGATCTGGACTTTTTCAATTCCCTTTTTATGATATCAAAGCTTATGGACACAATGGCAGAATAGATGGTTTTAGTAGCAGTTTTACACATTTTGATAAAGACAATGTCTCTTTTGCTTTAACTTCTAATGCCACAAATTATAACAATAATAATGTTGCCCTTGCGGTTTTAAGTGCCGTTTTTGAAAAGGATTATGAGATTCCGAATTTTAAAACTTACGCTGTAAAGCCTGAAGAACTTGCACAATACGTCGGAAATTATTCTTCATCGGAACTACCTATAAAGCTGAGCATTACATCACAAGGAAATATATTAACTGCTCAAGCAACAGGACAAAGTGCGTTCCCATTAGAAGCTTCTGACAAAGATATTTTTAAATTTGAAAAAGCAGGAATTGTTATAGAATTCGCGCCTTCAGAAAAGAAAATGATGTTGAAACAAGGCGGGAAAGAATTTATTTTTACTAAAGATTAA